The stretch of DNA TTCTTTATCTTTCGTGATTTGATCGATTTTTTGAATGAATTCATCTGTAAGTTTTTGCATATCGTCGGAATACCCGCGAAGCGCATCTTCAGTTATTTCTCCATTCTTTTCAAGCTTCTTCAAGTCATCGTTTCCATCACGACGGATGTTACGAATTGCAACTTTTGCTTCTTCTGATTCTTTTTTCACTACTTTTACAAGCTCTTTACGGCGTTCTTCTGTCAACTGCGGGATAGCAATACGAATAATTGACCCATCGTTTGATGGATTTAAACCTAAGTCAGATTTAAGGATTGCTTTTTCAATATCACCGAGAATTGATTTATCATAGGGTTGAATAACAAGTAGTCTAGCTTCTGGAGTAGAGATACCAGCCACTTGATTGACAGGCGTTGGCGCACCATAATAATCAACAGTAATGCGATCGAGCAAGGATGCACTTGCTCTTCCAGCACGGATACTAGCAAGCTCACGTGTATAAGATTGAATCGCTTTTGTCATACGATCCTTAGTACCAGCAATAACTTGTTTCGGCATTTAATTTTTCCCCCTAACAACAGTTCCAATTTTTTCACCCATAACGGCTTTTTTAATATTGCCTTGTTCCATAATTGAGAAAACAATAAGTGGGATATCATTATCCATACATAATGAAGAAGCAGTTGAATCCATAACCGCTAATCCTTCCTTTAATACATCCAGGAATGAAAGATCTTCATATTTAGTTGCATTTGCATCAATACGTGGATCTGCTGAATACACACCATCCACATTATTTTTAGCCATCAAAATTACTTCAGCATCAATTTCAGCTGCTCTTAACGCCGCAGTTGTATCTGTAGAGAAGTATGGGTTTCCTGTTCCAGCTGCAAAAATAACCACACGCTTCTTTTCTAAATGCCTAATCGCACGACGTCTAATGTATGGTTCTGCAACCTGACGCATTTCAATGGAGGTCTGAACCCTTGACTCAATCCCTAAATTCTCCAAGCTGTCTTGCAAAGCTAATGAGTTCATAACGGTCGCAAGCATACCCATATAATCAGCATTAGCTCGATCCATACCCATTTCACTGCCGATTTTCCCACGCCAAATGTTACCTCCGCCTACGACGACGGCTACCTCCACTCCAAGCTCAGCTATTTCTTTTACTTGGATGGCAATCGATTTGATTACAGAAGGTTTAATACCAAAGCTAGATTCACCAGCAAGTGCTTCTCCGCTCAATTTTAAAACTACGCGTTTGTACTTAGGACCGCTCATATAAACCTCCATATGTAAATTTGAAAGCACTAGCACTACAGTCAGCGCTTTGCTAACAATATTTTTTCTTGAAAAATAGGGAACACATCGTGTCCCCTATTCAAACTTATTTCAGTAACATTCCCTTAAAGCTTATGTTTTTAAACAAGAGAATATTTGACTATTGTTTATTTACTTGGTTCATAACTTCTTCAGCGAAGTTATCTTCACGCTTCTCAATACCTTCTCCAACCTCGTAACGAACGAATTCACGAAGAGTTGCACCCTTAGATTCAACAAATTGACGAACCTTTTGGTCAGGGTTTTTAACGAAAGTTTGGTCAAGTACACAAACATCTTCAAAGTACTTTCCAAGACGGCCTTCAACCATTTTCGCAACGATATTTTCAGGCTTACCTTCGTTAAGAGCTTGTTGAGTTAATACTTGACGCTCACGCTCAACTTCTTCTTGTGATACTTGGTCACGTGATACGTATTTTGGTTTTAATGCAGCGATGTGCATAGAAATATCTTTTGCAGCATCTGCATCAGTAGTACCTTCAAGAACTGTTAAAACGCTGATACGTCCACCCATGTGTAGGTAAGCACCAAAAGCATCGTTATCAGTTTTAGAAACTACTGCAAAGCGACGAAGAGAAAGTTTTTCACCAATTTTAGCGATTGCAGCATTGATGTGATCTGCTACAGTTGCACCGTTTTCCATTGTTTGAGTAGCTGCTTCTTCAACAGTTGCAGGTTTGTTTTTAAGAAGGTGTTCAGCAATTTCCTTAACAAGTGCTTGGAATGCTTCATTTTTTGCAACGAAGTCTGTTTCAGAGTTTACTTCAAGAATTACAGCCTCATTACCATCTACAAGGATAGAAGTTAAACCTTCTGCAGCAATACGGTCAGCTTTGTTTGCAGCTTTTGCAATTCCTTTCTCACGTAAGAAATCAATTGCTTTTTCCATATCACCATCTGTTTCTGTTAACGCTTTTTTACAATCCATCATACCTGCGCCAGTTTTTTCACGTAGTTCTTTTACCATTTGAGCAGTAACTGCCATAATTAACTTCCTCCTTTAAATACTATGTACTATATTCATATCTTAGCCATTGTTAGCTAAGATAAACATTCTTTCACTACTGTACTTTTGTTCAGTACTAAAATAGCGGGCTTTCTTTAAAAAAAGGTGATAAAGGGTGCTCCCTCTTATCACCTTTTTATTTTTAAGCACTTAATTAATTAAGCAGTAACTTCTTCACCTTGTTTAGCTTCAAGGATAGCATCAGCCATTTTACCAGTTAAAAGCTTAACCGCACGAATTGCATCGTCGTTTGCAGGAATAACAACGTCGATTTCGTCTGGATCACAGTTTGTATCAACAATACCTACGATAGGAATGTTTAATTTTTTAGCTTCAGCAACTGCGATACGCTCTTTACGAGGGTCGATGATGAATAGTGCATCAGGAAGTTGCTTCATATCTTTAATTCCGCCTAAGAACTTCTCAAGACGTTCTTGTTCTTTCTTTAATTGAACAACTTCTTTTTTAGGTAATACTTCGAAAGTACCGTCTTCAGACATTCTTTCAATATCTTTTAAGCGGCCAATACGCTTTTGGATTGTTTCAAAGTTTGTTAGTGTACCACCTAACCAACGTTGGTTAACATAGTACATACCAGAACGAGCTGCTTCTTCTTTAACAGAATCTTGAGCTTGTTTCTTTGTACCAACAAAAAGGATAGTACCGCCGTTACCAGCAAGGTCCTTAACCCAATTGTAAGCTTCTTCTACCTTCTTAACTGTCTTTTGAAGGTCGATGATGTAGATACCGTTACGCTCAGTGAAGATATATTTCTTCATCTTAGGGTTCCAACGGCGAGTTTGGTGTCCGAAGTGTACACCAGCTTCAAGCAATTGTTTCATTGAAATAACTGACATGTTTTGTTTCCTCCTAATGGTTTGATTTCCTCCGCTCCTATCATCTTTATACAGAAACTGTAATCAACAGCACCATCTGTTTAAATCAACGAGCGTGTGTATTAACACCATGAAATAATATAGCACATGTACAAATAACAATCAAGTATACTTTTAAAAAAAAATCTCCAGGCGCACCTGGAGATTTACTTTTTAGTTAGATCTTAATTTATCAAGTTCTACGAGGAACTTATCATTTAAGACTTTGATATACGTACCTTTCATTCCAAGGGAACGAGATTCAATTACCCCTGCACTTTCAAGCTTTCTTAGAGCATTTACGATAACAGAACGAGTAATACCAACGCGGTCAGCAATTTTCGATGCAACAAGCAAGCCTTCAGAACCATTAAGTTCTTCAAAAATATGTTCAATTGCTTCAAGTTCACTATATGATAATGAACTAATAGCCATTTGAACGACAGCTTTGCTTCTAGCCTCTTCTTCAATCTCTTCTGACTTTTCACGTAAAATCTCCATACCTACTACAGTCGCACCATATTCACCAAGGATTAGGTCATCATCATGGAACTTCTCTTGCAATCTTGCAAGGATTAATGTACCAAGACGTTCTCCCCCACCGATAATTGGAACGATTGTTGTTAAACCTTCACGGAATAAATCTCTATTTTCTACAGGAAAAGCGGTATATTGACTTTCAATATCCAAGTTTGAAGAAGTTTCTTGAATATTGAATAAGCCTTTTGTATACTCCTCAGGAAATTGACGATCTTCGAACATTTTCTTCATTCTCTCGTTTTCAATTTGTTGATAAATTGAAAACCCAAGAAGTTTTCCACGACGGCTTACAATGTAAACATTCGCTTCAATCGTTTCACTTAATGTCTCAGACATTTCCTTAAAGTTTACCGGTTTTCCTGCTGCTTTTTGTAATAATACGTTAATCCGTCTAGTTTTTGTAAGTAAATCCATCTGTTTCTTCCTCCTAATTGACTACAACCATTATAAAATTTTTAAATGTAACTATTTTGACGTAATAGGTATATAAAGAATGAGAATTTTGCCAATCGACAATCTAGACATTCCTATAGGATAAATTGACTTAAGTCTTTGTTTTTGGAGATTGCTCCAAGTTTCTCGTCCACATATTGTGGTGTGATGGTGATTTTGTCCATCGTGATATCTGGCGCTTCAAAAGATAAATCTTCTAAAAGCTTTTCTAAGATTGTATGAAGTCGTCTCGCACCAATATTGTCGGTATTTTGATTCACATCAAAGGCTACTTCTGCAATTCTACGAATAGCATCGTCAGAAAATTCAATTTGTATACCTTCTGTTTCCAATAAAGCTTGATATTGCTTAATTAAAGCATTATCAGGTTCGATTAAAATCCTAAAGAAGTCATCTACAGTAAGCTTTGTGAGTTCCACACGAATTGGAAAACGCCCTTGAAGTTCAGGAATTAAATCGGACGGCTTAGCCATGTGAAATGCCCCTGCAGCTATGAATAAAACATGATCGGTTTTAATGGAACCATATTTGGTTACAACTGTTGAACCTTCAACCACTGGCAGAATATCTCGTTGAACTCCCTCTCTTGATACATCTGCTGAGGAACCACCTGAATTCTTGCTGGCTATTTTATCAATTTCATCAATGAAAATAATGCCAGTCTGTTCAGCACGATAAATAGCTTCAGATGTTACTTCATCCATATCTATCAGCTTGGAGGCTTCTTCATTAGTTAAAACCTTCCTGGCTTCCCGAACAGTTAGTTTCCTTTTCTTGCGCTTTTTAGGCATAAAGTTGCTAAGTGCATCTTGCATATTCATACCCATTTGTTCAATACCTGAACCTTGAAGCATATCAAACATTGACGGCGCTTGTTCCTCAACTTCTACAGTAACCATTTCATCCTCTAATTGACCTAGTGCCAATTTCTCTTTGACGATTTTCCGTTTTTCCTGAACAGAATAATCTTCTTGAGGTGCCTCCTGTTCAGAAGAGGAATTTCCTCCACCAAATAACATTTCGAGCGGATTTTTATAGTTGGTTGATTTTTTTGCTGAAGGAACGAGTAAATCAACAAGCCTGCTGTTAGCATTTTCTTCGGCACGTTCTTTCACACTTTGCATTCGATCTTCTTTAACTAATCGAACGGATGTTTCAGCCAAATCTCTTACCATTGATTCTACGTCACGGCCAACATAACCAACTTCAGTGAATTTAGTTGCTTCAACCTTAATAAATGGTGCACCAACTAGCTTTGCAATCCTCCGGGCAATCTCTGTTTTCCCAACACCCGTAGGTCCAATCATTAAAATATTTTTAGGAATGACCTCATCCCGAATCTTGTCATTCAATAAACCTCTTCTATAGCGATTTCTAAGAGCGACAGCAACTGCTTTCTTTGCATCTTTCTGTCCAATAATATATTGATCAAGTCTTTCGACGATTTGGCGGGGGGTTAAATTATTGGTATTAGTTTTTCCCATTCTTCAGTCTCCTTCCCGTTATAGCTCTTCAACAATAATATTGTGGTTCGTATACACACATATTTCCGCAGCTATTTCTAAAGAAGCTTTCGCTATTTCTTTCGCCGTCAAATGATCACCAGCATATTTTTTGAGGGAACGACCTGCCGCAAGTGCATAATTCCCACCTGAACCAATCGCAAGTATGCCATCGTCTGGTTCGATGACTTCACCGGTACCGGATACTAATAATAAATTTTCCCGGTCCATAACAATCAGCATGGCTTCAAGTTTTCTAAGAATTTTGTCACTTCTCCACTCTTTAGCCAGTTCAACTGACGCTCTTTGTAGGTTGCCGTTAAACTCCTCTAATTTGCCTTCAAATAACTCAAACAAGGTGAAGGCATCAGCAACAGACCCAGCAAAACCAGCTAACACTCTACCATTAAATATCTTTCTAACCTTTTTTGCTGTGTGCTTCATCACTACTGCATTACCAAACGTAACTTGGCCGTCACCTGACATAGAGCACTGACCATTATGGTGAACAGCAAAAATCGTTGTTGCATGAAATTGGTTCATTTAATTGACCTCCTATAGGAGTATTTTCCGTTTACAGACAAATGAGTAAATTGTATGTAACCATTAAAAATCCATATGAAAAATATTTTACATTTATGCCCTTGGATGATGGGCCATATACGTTTTCCTTAAGTGATCATTTGTTACATGTGTATACACCTGGGTTGAAGATAAATAAGCATGCCCTAACAATTCTTGGACTGATCGTAAATCTGCACCATTATTGAGTAAATGGGTGGCAAAGGAATGCCGAAGCTTATGTGGATGAATACTTGAATCCAAAGCAGATTTTTCAATCATTTGATTCAATATTTTTCTTGTACCTCTAGCTGTTAATGGACCACCACGGTTATTAACAAATAAAGTCTCAATGGATTGCTTATCGGCTATTAGCTTTTTCCTGCCATCGTTTATGTATAAATCTAATGCAGCTTTTGCTTGGCTTCCGAAAGGTACATAACGTTCTTTGTTTCCTTTTCCATGAATCAGTATTGTTAAAAGGTAAAAATCAAGATCTTTTAAGCTAATTTGACAGCACTCACTTACTCGTATCCCTGTCCCATATAAAAGTTCAAGTAATGCTTTGTTCCGTTGACCCAAGGGTGTATTAGTTTCACACGAATCAAATAACAGTGTAAGTTCATTTTCATAAAAGAATTGTGGTAACCGTTTTTCAAGCTTTGGTACTGTTAGAAGCAAAAATGGATTACTTTCTACATACTTTTCCCGAAGCAAAAATTTATAGAAACTTCTTAATGCAGATATTTTTTTGGCAACCGTTTTTCTTGCAAGTTTTTTTTCATATAATCTGGTAAGATAAAGTCTTGCATCATGATATTGAACCATTTCGACTTGAATTACGGCTTGCTCAGCCATGAACACAAAGAAATCACTGATATCATGCTGATAATGTTCAATTGTATATTTTGAGTAATTACGTTCCATTTGTAAATACTCCAGAAATAACTTTAAGAAAACATTCACATTTGTCACAAAATTCACCTCACAAGGGCTACTAAATCGTAACATACTTCTAAAGCCCTTGCAATAAATTTTACAAAACTTTCACAAAGTTCTGAATTGTGTCTAGCGCTCGATTTGCATGCTCTAAATTTCTTTCCTGTTTTCCCTTAATTTTAACTGGGAGCTCAGGGAATAAGCCAAAATTAGCATTCATAGGCTGGAAGTTTTTTGCATTAGCGGTAGTAATATAACGAGCCATACTCCCTATAGCTGTTTCAGCTGGAAATTCAACGGTTTTCATCCCCTGCACTAACCTTGTAGCATTAATCCCAGCAATCAGACCACTTGCTGCAGATTCCACATAACCCTCCACACCAGTCATTTGGCCAGCAAAAAATAAATCTTCTCTATTCCGGAATTGATAAGTTGCCTTAAGTACTTTTGGAGAGTTTATAAAGGTGTTGCGGTGCATAACACCATAACGGATAATTTCAGCATTTTCAAGGCCCGGTATTAACTGAATTACCTCTTTTTGTGCTCCCCACTTTAAATGTGTCTGAAAACCGACAATATTAAACAATGTTCCGGCTGCATCATCTTGACGAAGCTGTACCACTGCAAATGGTCTTTTCCCTGTTTTTGGATCTTCTAATCCAACTGGCTTTAATGGACCAAAAAGCATTGTCTTTTTTCCTCTTGCACCCATTACTTCAATTGGCATACACCCTTCAAAGAAGACTTCCTTTTCAAATTCCTTTAACGGAACTGTTTCCGCAGAAATAAGTGCTTCATAAAAGCGATTAAACTCTTCTTCCGTCATAGGACAATTAAGATAAGCTGCTTCACCCTTATCATAGCGTGACTTCAAGTAAACCTTGTCCATGTCAATGCTTTCTTTTTCAAGAATAGGGGCTGCTGCATCATAAAAATAAAGATATTCCTCACCCGTAAGGTTCTTTAATTCTGCAGAGAGGTCTGCACTCGTTAGAGGACCAGTAGCAATAACCGTTGGACCTTCAGGGATTTGGGTTACCTCTTCATTTACTACCGTTACATTTTCATGATTCTTGACTAACTCCGTTACCTTAGCAGCAAATTCATGGCGATCAACCGCTAAAGCTCCACCAGCTGGAACGGAACAAGCATCCGCCGCTGCAATGATGACAGAATCCAGCTTTCGCATTTCTTCTTTAAGCACACCTACTGCATTGGTTAATGTATTTGCTCGTAGTGAATTACTACAAACCAATTCAGCAAATTTATCTGTATGGTGGGCAGGAGTCTGTTTCACAGGACGCATTTCGTAAAGACGGACCTTTACACCACGTTTAGCTATTTGCCATGCTGCTTCACTTCCTGCTAAGCCAGCACCAACAACATTTATTGTTACATCCTTCATCAATAAACCTCCTGATATACTTCCTATTACATTTATACCCAATTTTTAAAGAGAAAAAGCATATACAATTAGCTTTCCCTCATTTAAGTCCATCTTGCATTGTACTATACGAATTCAAAACAAAAAAGTTTTTTATTTCACAAATAAAAAAAAGAGCGGAGATTCTCCACCCTTTTAACTCTGTTGCTCTTCCTTATAGTCACATTCCGTACATTGTACCTGTACACCTTTTTTCAATTTCTTTTCTACAAGCAAGCCCTCACATTTTGGACAAGGTCTTGGTAGCGGCTTATCCCAAGAGATGAATTCACATTCTGGGTATCTGGTACAACCATAAAAAAGTCTCTTTTTCTTACTCTTTCTCTCAACAACCTGACCTTCTTTACAACCAGGACAAGTCATACCAATTTCTTTTACTATTGGCTTAGTGTTTCGACAATCTGGAAAATTACTGCATGCCATAAATTTTCCATAGCGTCCCATTTTAAACACCATTGGACTTCCACAGTTTTCACAGTCTTCGCCTGCAGGCTCATCTTTGATTTCTACAGACTGCATTTCTTTTTCGGCTATTACTAAATGCGTTTCAAAGTCCTGGTAAAACTCATCAATAATTTGAACCCAACGAACCTTACCATCTTCAACATTATCTAAGCCTTGTTCCATCTTAGCGGTAAATTCCACATTTAGAATATCAGGGAAAAACTCGACCATTAACTCATGAACAATTTCACCAAGCTCCGTTGGCACAAATCGTTTATTGTCCAAGGCAACATAGCCGCGCTTTTGAATCGTATCAAGAGTAGGTGCATAAGTAGACGGGCGGCCAATACCCAGTTCTTCTAGTGTTTTCACCAATCTCGCCTCGGTGTATCTTGGTGGTGGCTGTGTGAAATGTTGCTTAGGTTCGATGTCTTTTTTAAAGACTTCATCCCCTTCTTTTAAATCCGGTAGCATTTTATCTGGTCCATCTACCTGATCGTCCGATCCTTCAACATACACCTTCATGAAACCGGGAAACTTGACCTTTGAGCCAGTTGAACGGAAAATCACATCTCCATTTTGCAAATCTACACTCATCGTGTCCATTACCGCCTGTGCCATTTGGCTTGCTAAGAAGCGCTCCCAAATTAATTTATAGAGGCGGAATTGATCTCGAGAAAGAAATTCCTTCATGCTGTTCGGATCCCTTAATGTGCTTGTCGGACGAATAGCTTCGTGTGCATCTTGAGCATTCGACTGTTTTTTCTCTTTTCTTTGCTCTTCTTTTAAAAAGCTTTCACCAAACTCAGCTTTTATATAATTAGCTGCTTCTGTTTGAGCCACTTCGGAAATTCTTGTTGAATCTGTTCTCATATAGGTAATGAGTCCAACTGTTCCTTCCTTCCCAAGCTCAATACCTTCGTACAGCTGCTGTGCAAGCATCATGGTTTTCTTCGCACGAAAATTAAGTTTCCTCGCTGCTTCTTGTTGTAAAGAAGAAGTAATGAAAGGTGGTGCCGGATTTCTTCTTCTTTCTTTTTTGGTAACTGAGACAACTTTGAACTTGTTATCATCTAATTGCTTCAGTATCGCTTGAACATCCTGCTCTGAGGCTAACTCTGTTTTTTCTTTTCCAACTAGGGAATGAAAAGCCCCACTAAAATGGTCTTTTCCCTTTAAAAATTCTCCTTCAATTGTCCAATATTCTTCAGGAGTAAACGCTTTAATTTCATTTTCCCTATCAATAATCAAGCGGACTGCAACTGATTGAACCCGTCCTGCACTCAATCCTTTTTTTACTTTTTTCCATAAAAGCGGGCTGATATTGTAGCCTACAAGCCGGTCTAAAATTCTTCGAGCCTGTTGTGCATCAACGAGATCCGTATTAATTGGTCGTGGATGTTTAAAAGATTCCTTGATTGCTTCTTTTGTAATTTCATTAAAAACCACGCGGCAATCTGAATGAATATCAACATCTAGACTATGAGCCAAATGCCAGGCAATAGCTTCCCCTTCACGATCAGGGTCGGCTGCTAGATAAACTTTTTTTGCTTTTTTGGCTGCAGTTTTTAATTCTTTTAATACAGGACCCTTGCCACGGATTGTAATATATTTAGGTTCAAAGCCATTTTCAACATTGACCCCCATTTGGCTTCTTGGTAGGTCACGAACATGTCCCATAGATGCTTTTACTTTATATTTATTACCTAAATATCGTTCAATCGTTTTCGCTTTTGCAGGTGATTCTACAATTACTAGAAAGTCTGCCATCCGATATCCTCCTTAAGAGGGAAAGTGTGAAAGCTCCTTGAAAATGGCATAAGCCTGTTTCTACGGTGCTTCTATTTGAGAAGTTTTCCTAAATTCGAGTAAAAACTAGAACCGGAGAAAATACTTTACAAAACTGCCCTATCCCAATAATGATCAATTTATAAGTTAATTTTAATAGTATTTTATGTTTAGCCATTTTTTCGAACTTCTGTTGGAAAATGTATAACATATTAGAAATTATTGCAACCTTTTTTAGCTAATTTCTCCATTTTATCGAAAAAAACCTGCAAAAACGCTACTTTTATTCCCAATATTCCCTTTTAACCTAGAGTTTTATCTTATTTCCTCTAAAATATCCCCTGCACATGTCACAAGTTTTGCCCCTTGTTGGATTAGCTCGTTAGCCCCTGCTGAACAAGGATTATAAATGCTGCCAGGCAAGGAAAATACATCTCGACCTTCATTTACTGCATAATTCGCTGTGATGAGTGATCCGCTTTTTCTTTTTGCTTCTATAATAAAAGTACCTCTAGATAGACCGCTAATAATACGATTTCGAAATGGAAAATGCCATCGAAGTGGTTTTGTATCTGGGGGATATTCTGAGACAATCAACTGTGTTTTCATCATCTCTAAAGCTAGGTTCATATTTTCTTTTGGATATATATGATAGATGCCCCCAGCAATAACAGCTATTGTTTTCCCTCCATTTTTAATAGCAAATTCATGTGCTAATGCATCAATTCCTTTTGCTAAGCCACTTACAATAAGTACTCCATTATCAATGAGTTGGGGGAAGATGGATTTAATTGCATTTCTACCATATTGAGTAGCCTGACGCGAACCCACTACAGCAAGTTTGGGTTCATGATTTAATAAGGATACATCCCCTTTAGCAAATAGTGCCCATGGAGGCTGATAAATTTCTTTTAAATAAGGGGGGTATTCTTTATCAAAAATAGTGATAACGGTAATATCATTGGTTTCGTATTGGCGGATTTGGTCATGAATGACTTCGAATGGAAGTGGAAGAATGGTTGATTTAGGAGCGGGATCTTCGCGGGTAAGGGATGGAATATTGAAGCTTTGCTGTGTTGAGTATGTTTGTATTCGAGTGAGGTTGTTTAGGGTGGGATCTTTTTTTAGAATTTGTAAAATCGTATTCCACGAGATATTTGGATAGTGAAGCAAATGAATCAATTTCTCTTTAAAGTCGTCCATTTAATACATACCTCCAATAAATTTTTATTAAAAGAAGAAATAGTCCCTCATGAGTGAGCGACTATTTCTGTTTAATCTGATGA from Bacillus sp. SLBN-46 encodes:
- the frr gene encoding ribosome recycling factor, whose amino-acid sequence is MPKQVIAGTKDRMTKAIQSYTRELASIRAGRASASLLDRITVDYYGAPTPVNQVAGISTPEARLLVIQPYDKSILGDIEKAILKSDLGLNPSNDGSIIRIAIPQLTEERRKELVKVVKKESEEAKVAIRNIRRDGNDDLKKLEKNGEITEDALRGYSDDMQKLTDEFIQKIDQITKDKEKEILEV
- the pyrH gene encoding UMP kinase, whose product is MSGPKYKRVVLKLSGEALAGESSFGIKPSVIKSIAIQVKEIAELGVEVAVVVGGGNIWRGKIGSEMGMDRANADYMGMLATVMNSLALQDSLENLGIESRVQTSIEMRQVAEPYIRRRAIRHLEKKRVVIFAAGTGNPYFSTDTTAALRAAEIDAEVILMAKNNVDGVYSADPRIDANATKYEDLSFLDVLKEGLAVMDSTASSLCMDNDIPLIVFSIMEQGNIKKAVMGEKIGTVVRGKN
- the tsf gene encoding translation elongation factor Ts — its product is MAVTAQMVKELREKTGAGMMDCKKALTETDGDMEKAIDFLREKGIAKAANKADRIAAEGLTSILVDGNEAVILEVNSETDFVAKNEAFQALVKEIAEHLLKNKPATVEEAATQTMENGATVADHINAAIAKIGEKLSLRRFAVVSKTDNDAFGAYLHMGGRISVLTVLEGTTDADAAKDISMHIAALKPKYVSRDQVSQEEVERERQVLTQQALNEGKPENIVAKMVEGRLGKYFEDVCVLDQTFVKNPDQKVRQFVESKGATLREFVRYEVGEGIEKREDNFAEEVMNQVNKQ
- the rpsB gene encoding 30S ribosomal protein S2, which gives rise to MSVISMKQLLEAGVHFGHQTRRWNPKMKKYIFTERNGIYIIDLQKTVKKVEEAYNWVKDLAGNGGTILFVGTKKQAQDSVKEEAARSGMYYVNQRWLGGTLTNFETIQKRIGRLKDIERMSEDGTFEVLPKKEVVQLKKEQERLEKFLGGIKDMKQLPDALFIIDPRKERIAVAEAKKLNIPIVGIVDTNCDPDEIDVVIPANDDAIRAVKLLTGKMADAILEAKQGEEVTA
- the codY gene encoding GTP-sensing pleiotropic transcriptional regulator CodY, with amino-acid sequence MDLLTKTRRINVLLQKAAGKPVNFKEMSETLSETIEANVYIVSRRGKLLGFSIYQQIENERMKKMFEDRQFPEEYTKGLFNIQETSSNLDIESQYTAFPVENRDLFREGLTTIVPIIGGGERLGTLILARLQEKFHDDDLILGEYGATVVGMEILREKSEEIEEEARSKAVVQMAISSLSYSELEAIEHIFEELNGSEGLLVASKIADRVGITRSVIVNALRKLESAGVIESRSLGMKGTYIKVLNDKFLVELDKLRSN
- the hslU gene encoding HslU--HslV peptidase ATPase subunit; amino-acid sequence: MGKTNTNNLTPRQIVERLDQYIIGQKDAKKAVAVALRNRYRRGLLNDKIRDEVIPKNILMIGPTGVGKTEIARRIAKLVGAPFIKVEATKFTEVGYVGRDVESMVRDLAETSVRLVKEDRMQSVKERAEENANSRLVDLLVPSAKKSTNYKNPLEMLFGGGNSSSEQEAPQEDYSVQEKRKIVKEKLALGQLEDEMVTVEVEEQAPSMFDMLQGSGIEQMGMNMQDALSNFMPKKRKKRKLTVREARKVLTNEEASKLIDMDEVTSEAIYRAEQTGIIFIDEIDKIASKNSGGSSADVSREGVQRDILPVVEGSTVVTKYGSIKTDHVLFIAAGAFHMAKPSDLIPELQGRFPIRVELTKLTVDDFFRILIEPDNALIKQYQALLETEGIQIEFSDDAIRRIAEVAFDVNQNTDNIGARRLHTILEKLLEDLSFEAPDITMDKITITPQYVDEKLGAISKNKDLSQFIL
- the hslV gene encoding ATP-dependent protease subunit HslV, whose protein sequence is MNQFHATTIFAVHHNGQCSMSGDGQVTFGNAVVMKHTAKKVRKIFNGRVLAGFAGSVADAFTLFELFEGKLEEFNGNLQRASVELAKEWRSDKILRKLEAMLIVMDRENLLLVSGTGEVIEPDDGILAIGSGGNYALAAGRSLKKYAGDHLTAKEIAKASLEIAAEICVYTNHNIIVEEL
- the xerC gene encoding tyrosine recombinase XerC, whose protein sequence is MLRFSSPCEVNFVTNVNVFLKLFLEYLQMERNYSKYTIEHYQHDISDFFVFMAEQAVIQVEMVQYHDARLYLTRLYEKKLARKTVAKKISALRSFYKFLLREKYVESNPFLLLTVPKLEKRLPQFFYENELTLLFDSCETNTPLGQRNKALLELLYGTGIRVSECCQISLKDLDFYLLTILIHGKGNKERYVPFGSQAKAALDLYINDGRKKLIADKQSIETLFVNNRGGPLTARGTRKILNQMIEKSALDSSIHPHKLRHSFATHLLNNGADLRSVQELLGHAYLSSTQVYTHVTNDHLRKTYMAHHPRA
- the trmFO gene encoding FADH(2)-oxidizing methylenetetrahydrofolate--tRNA-(uracil(54)-C(5))-methyltransferase TrmFO, with product MKDVTINVVGAGLAGSEAAWQIAKRGVKVRLYEMRPVKQTPAHHTDKFAELVCSNSLRANTLTNAVGVLKEEMRKLDSVIIAAADACSVPAGGALAVDRHEFAAKVTELVKNHENVTVVNEEVTQIPEGPTVIATGPLTSADLSAELKNLTGEEYLYFYDAAAPILEKESIDMDKVYLKSRYDKGEAAYLNCPMTEEEFNRFYEALISAETVPLKEFEKEVFFEGCMPIEVMGARGKKTMLFGPLKPVGLEDPKTGKRPFAVVQLRQDDAAGTLFNIVGFQTHLKWGAQKEVIQLIPGLENAEIIRYGVMHRNTFINSPKVLKATYQFRNREDLFFAGQMTGVEGYVESAASGLIAGINATRLVQGMKTVEFPAETAIGSMARYITTANAKNFQPMNANFGLFPELPVKIKGKQERNLEHANRALDTIQNFVKVL